The following are from one region of the Populus trichocarpa isolate Nisqually-1 chromosome 8, P.trichocarpa_v4.1, whole genome shotgun sequence genome:
- the LOC7486853 gene encoding type I inositol polyphosphate 5-phosphatase 10 isoform X1, producing the protein MTLENQDQNKKSFLRKLLLQKEVRGRKAEEVSFDSSEALSDPSLKSLFSHQLSSPMPSSQVQSFSVFVATWNVGGKSPHSGLNLDDFLQVHDESDIYVLGFQEIVPLNAGNVLVAEDSEPAAKWLALINQSLNRSYSVASRRSKSPLCSSLLFQKPSLKKVCKSFRTESRRRLKTCNCSPILERKYSRDCCVWPPSTNMTEDYCSSEEDEDGLSNHVSSEISTPASANQMKYSLITGKQMVGIFVTVWVRKELVQHVSHLRISNVGRGILGYLGNKGCISVSMSFHQTSFCFVCSHLASGEKEGDQRRRNLDVIEIIKNTQFSRICKSPCSRIPEKIMEHDRVIWLGDLNYRIALSYSETRRLLEQYNWDTLLDKDQLKIQREAGQVFRGWKEGEIYFAPTYKYSYNSDIYAGETIETQKKRRTPAWCDRILWYGDGIRQLSYVRRESRFSDHRPVCAKFMVGVQVTNNDMD; encoded by the exons ATGACACTAGAGAATCAAGACCAGAACAAGAAG TCTTTTCTGCGAAAACTTCTCTTGCAGAAGGAGGTAAGAGGGAGGAAGGCAGAGGAAGTTTCGTTTGATTCATCTG AAGCACTTTCTGATCCATCACTCAAGTCTCTCTTTTCTCACCAATTAAGCTCTCCAATGCCAAGCAGTCAAGTCCAGTCATTTAG TGTTTTCGTGGCAACATGGAACGTCGGAGGGAAATCTCCTCACAGTGGCCTCAACCTCGATGATTTTCTTCAGGTTCATGATGAATCAGATATATATGTCTTAGG TTTTCAGGAAATTGTTCCATTGAACGCTGGAAATGTGCTTGTGGCAGAAGACAGCGAGCCTGCCGCAAAATGGCTGgctttaattaatcaatcacTGAATAGATCATATAGTGTGGCTTCAAGAAGATCAAAATCACCCCTTTGCAGCTCACTTCTCTTCCAAAAGCCTTCTCTTAAAAAGGTCTGCAAGTCTTTCAGGACTGAGAGTCGACGGAGGCTGAAGACTTGCAACTGCTCTCCCATATTGGAAAGGAAGTATAGCAGGGATTGCTGTGTTTGGCCCCCATCAACAAATATGACCGAGGATTACTGTTCCTCGGAAGAGGATGAAGATGGACTTAGCAATCATGTATCTTCAGAAATTTCCACTCCAGCTAGTGCCAACCAGATGAAGTACAGCCTTATAACAGGGAAACAAATGGTCGGAATATTTGTTACTGTTTGGGTCAGGAAGGAGCTTGTGCAACATGTAAGCCATTTGAGAATCTCTAACGTTGGCCGTGGGATCTTAGGCTATCTTGGGAACAAG GGGTGTATATCTGTTAGCATGTCTTTCCATCAGACAAGCTTCTGCTTTGTTTGTAGTCACTTGGCATCGGGAGAGAAAGAAGGAGATCAACGTAGGAGAAATTTGGATGTCATAGAGATAATTAAGAACACACAATTTTCAAGGATATGCAAATCTCCATGTAGTCGGATACCTGAGAAAATCATGGAACATGA TCGGGTCATATGGTTAGGGGACTTGAATTACAGGATAGCTTTGAGCTACTCCGAGACTCGAAGGCTTCTGGAGCAGTATAACTGGGACACACTTCTTGACAAAGATCAG CTGAAAATTCAGAGGGAAGCAGGGCAAGTGTTCAGAGGATGGAAAGAGGGAGAGATCTACTTCGCGCCAACGTACAAATACTCCTATAACTCAGACATTTACGCTGGAGAGACCATcgaaacacaaaagaaaagaagaactcCAGCATG GTGTGATAGAATACTTTGGTATGGAGATGGGATTCGTCAACTATCTTACGTACGTAGAGAGTCCAGGTTTTCCGACCACCGGCCGGTATGCGCAAAATTCATGGTAGGCGTACAAGTTACTAATAATGATATGGATTAA
- the LOC7486852 gene encoding ABSCISIC ACID-INSENSITIVE 5-like protein 2 — protein sequence MGMQTMGSQGDGSSHHKQSQFQPLVRQNSMYSLTLDEVQNQLGDLGKPLSSMNLDELLKNVWTVEANRTMGLEVEGIPFANQTALQHQASISLTSALSKKTVDEVWKDIQQSKHDGEMKSRERQPTLGEMTLEDFLVKAGVVAEASVDKKDGGSVVAVDTHAAQQFLQQSQWVQYPPHPQYHHPQQSMMGVYMPGQPMPQPLHMGAGSMMDVSYPENQVTLPPPLMGTLSDTQTPARKRGVPEDMIGKTVERRQKRMIKNRESAARSRARKQAYTNELENKVSRLEEENERLRKRRELENMLPCVPLPEPKYQLRRTASAPF from the exons ATGGGAATGCAGACAATGGGATCTCAAGGTGATGGTAGTAGTCATCATAAGCAATCTCAGTTCCAGCCATTGGTGCGGCAAAACTCAATGTACAGTCTTACTCTTGATGAGGTTCAAAATCAGTTGGGTGACTTGGGAAAACCCCTAAGCAGCATGAATCTTGATGAACTTCTCAAAAACGTGTGGACAGTGGAGGCTAACCGGACTATGGGTTTGGAAGTGGAGGGCATACCATTCGCCAATCAAACTGCTCTGCAACATCAGGCAAGCATATCATTAACTAGTGCTCTGAGCAAGAAGACAGTCGATGAGGTCTGGAAAGACATCCAACAAAGCAAACATGATGGGGAGATGAAGTCTAGGGAGCGGCAGCCTACTCTGGGAGAGATGACTTTGGAGGATTTCTTGGTAAAAGCAGGAGTTGTAGCTGAAGCATCTGTGGACAAGAAAGATGGCGGTTCTGTTGTTGCGGTTGATACACATGCAGCACAACAGTTTCTGCAACAAAGTCAATGGGTGCAATACCCACCACATCCACAGTATCACCATCCACAACAAAGCATGATGGGGGTTTATATGCCAGGCCAGCCTATGCCACAGCCACTTCACATGGGGGCTGGTTCTATGATGGATGTTTCATACCCAGAGAACCAGGTGACATTACCTCCACCCTTGATGGGGACTTTATCAGATACACAGACACCAGCAAGAAAAAGAGGTGTGCCAGAGGATATGATTGGGAAAACAGTTGAGAGGAGGCAGAAGAGGATGATAAAGAACCGCGAATCTGCAGCCCGTTCACGAGCACGGAAGCAGGCTTACACAAATGAGCTGGAGAACAAAGTTTCTCGGCTGGAAGAGGAAAATGAAAGGCTAAGGAAACGAAGG GAGCTTGAGAATATGTTGCCATGTGTCCCTCTCCCCGAACCCAAGTATCAGCTTCGCAGAACAGCATCAGCCCCATTCTGA
- the LOC7486853 gene encoding type I inositol polyphosphate 5-phosphatase 10 isoform X2 — MPSSQVQSFSVFVATWNVGGKSPHSGLNLDDFLQVHDESDIYVLGFQEIVPLNAGNVLVAEDSEPAAKWLALINQSLNRSYSVASRRSKSPLCSSLLFQKPSLKKVCKSFRTESRRRLKTCNCSPILERKYSRDCCVWPPSTNMTEDYCSSEEDEDGLSNHVSSEISTPASANQMKYSLITGKQMVGIFVTVWVRKELVQHVSHLRISNVGRGILGYLGNKGCISVSMSFHQTSFCFVCSHLASGEKEGDQRRRNLDVIEIIKNTQFSRICKSPCSRIPEKIMEHDRVIWLGDLNYRIALSYSETRRLLEQYNWDTLLDKDQLKIQREAGQVFRGWKEGEIYFAPTYKYSYNSDIYAGETIETQKKRRTPAWCDRILWYGDGIRQLSYVRRESRFSDHRPVCAKFMVGVQVTNNDMD; from the exons ATGCCAAGCAGTCAAGTCCAGTCATTTAG TGTTTTCGTGGCAACATGGAACGTCGGAGGGAAATCTCCTCACAGTGGCCTCAACCTCGATGATTTTCTTCAGGTTCATGATGAATCAGATATATATGTCTTAGG TTTTCAGGAAATTGTTCCATTGAACGCTGGAAATGTGCTTGTGGCAGAAGACAGCGAGCCTGCCGCAAAATGGCTGgctttaattaatcaatcacTGAATAGATCATATAGTGTGGCTTCAAGAAGATCAAAATCACCCCTTTGCAGCTCACTTCTCTTCCAAAAGCCTTCTCTTAAAAAGGTCTGCAAGTCTTTCAGGACTGAGAGTCGACGGAGGCTGAAGACTTGCAACTGCTCTCCCATATTGGAAAGGAAGTATAGCAGGGATTGCTGTGTTTGGCCCCCATCAACAAATATGACCGAGGATTACTGTTCCTCGGAAGAGGATGAAGATGGACTTAGCAATCATGTATCTTCAGAAATTTCCACTCCAGCTAGTGCCAACCAGATGAAGTACAGCCTTATAACAGGGAAACAAATGGTCGGAATATTTGTTACTGTTTGGGTCAGGAAGGAGCTTGTGCAACATGTAAGCCATTTGAGAATCTCTAACGTTGGCCGTGGGATCTTAGGCTATCTTGGGAACAAG GGGTGTATATCTGTTAGCATGTCTTTCCATCAGACAAGCTTCTGCTTTGTTTGTAGTCACTTGGCATCGGGAGAGAAAGAAGGAGATCAACGTAGGAGAAATTTGGATGTCATAGAGATAATTAAGAACACACAATTTTCAAGGATATGCAAATCTCCATGTAGTCGGATACCTGAGAAAATCATGGAACATGA TCGGGTCATATGGTTAGGGGACTTGAATTACAGGATAGCTTTGAGCTACTCCGAGACTCGAAGGCTTCTGGAGCAGTATAACTGGGACACACTTCTTGACAAAGATCAG CTGAAAATTCAGAGGGAAGCAGGGCAAGTGTTCAGAGGATGGAAAGAGGGAGAGATCTACTTCGCGCCAACGTACAAATACTCCTATAACTCAGACATTTACGCTGGAGAGACCATcgaaacacaaaagaaaagaagaactcCAGCATG GTGTGATAGAATACTTTGGTATGGAGATGGGATTCGTCAACTATCTTACGTACGTAGAGAGTCCAGGTTTTCCGACCACCGGCCGGTATGCGCAAAATTCATGGTAGGCGTACAAGTTACTAATAATGATATGGATTAA
- the LOC18101276 gene encoding SUN domain-containing protein 1 yields the protein MKTTSFHANFSPTEINPLLKRSGFFISIQHPSKISLSSLQFVQFPIRSNQAFFLQPPIKNPNYFEMSASTVSITANPASARRRPVVVSDKKSPSNNIELVVPSERRINGGGGGDDIVTAAARRDLSHHSIRGDAVLEWTAKDIVQVKKTSSTISPRRGRKVAATKARRPLWMTLVRAFTKNFVFLLVLVGLVQLVRKLAVKSGDIDGASVGTQMGLREFDGRIAEMESMVKTAVKMIQVQVEVVDKKIESEVGGLRREMSRKIDDKGVILEGELRRLVERSEGLEKKIGELKAGDWLSKEDFEKFHEQFKKENGGEFGWSGVGLDDIMAYAREIVQKEIDKHAADGLGRVDYALATSGGMVVKHSDPYMAVRGANWFMKGGGVHPNADEMLKPSFGEPGKCFALKGSRGFVQFKLRSAIVPEAVTLEHIAKSVAYDRSTAPKDCQVSGWMQNPDLDSADDKEKMFLLTEFTYDLEKSNAQTFNVLDKTASGLVDTLRLDFTSNHGNPSLTCIYRLRVHGYEPDRASMTAMQP from the exons ATGAAAACAACGTCGTTTCACGCAAACTTTTCACCAACAGAAATAAATCCCCTCCTGAAAAGGAGcggttttttcatttcaattcaaCATCCCTCcaaaatttctctctcttctctacaGTTTGTACAATTCCCAATTCGATCCAATCAGGCTTTCTTTCTTCAACCTCcgattaaaaaccctaattactTTGAAATGTCGGCTTCAACGGTGTCAATCACGGCTAATCCAGCGTCGGCAAGGCGGAGACCGGTGGTGGTTTCCGACAAGAAATCACCAAGCAACAACATCGAATTAGTAGTTCCGAGTGAACGACGAATCAACGGTGGTGGAGGCGGAGATGACATTGTCACCGCCGCGGCGAGAAGGGATCTAAGTCATCACTCGATTCGAGGAGATGCGGTTCTGGAGTGGACGGCGAAAGATATTGTTCAAGTGAAGAAGACGAGTTCGACAATTTCGCCGCGGAGGGGGAGGAAGGTGGCTGCGACGAAGGCGAGGAGACCACTGTGGATGACGTTGGTGAGAGCTTTTACTAAGAATTTCgtgtttttgcttgttttagTAGGCTTAGTGCAGTTGGTTAGGAAATTGGCTGTGAAATCAGGGGATATTGATGGTGCTAGTGTGGGGACACAAATGGGGTTACGTGAGTTTGATGGGAGGATAGCGGAAATGGAGTCAATGGTGAAAACTGCGGTGAAAATGATTCAGGTTCAAGTGGAAGTTGTTGACAAGAAGATTGAGAGTGAAGTTGGTGGGTTAAGGAGGGAAATGAGCAGGAAAATTGATGATAAAGGTGTGATCTTGGAGGGAGAGTTGAGGAGGTTAGTGGAGAGAAGCGAAGGGTTGGAGAAGAAAATTGGGGAGTTGAAAGCGGGTGATTGGTTGTCGAAGGAGGATTTTGAGAAGTTCCATGAGCAGTTTAAGAAGGAAAATGGTGGGGAATTTGGTTGGAGTGGTGTGGGTTTGGATGACATAATGGCGTATGCGAGGGAGATAGTGCAGAAAGAGATTGATAAGCATGCGGCTGACGGGCTTGGGAGGGTGGATTATGCGCTGGCAACTAGTGGTGGAATGGTTGTGAAGCATTCTGATCCGTATATGGCCGTGAGAGGGGCTAACTGGTTCATGAAGGGTGGAGGGGTTCATCCGAATGCTGATGAGATGCTAAAACCAAGTTTTGGGGAGCCTGGGAAGTGCTTTGCTTTGAAAGGAAGTAGGGGGTTTGTCCAGTTTAAGCTGCGAAGTGCTATTGTTCCTGAAGCTGTTACGCTGGAACACATTGCTAAG AGTGTGGCTTATGATAGGTCAACTGCTCCTAAGGACTGTCAGGTGTCTGGGTGGATGCAGAACCCCGATCTTGATTCAGCAGATGACAAAGAGAAGATGTTTCTTTTAACAGAGTTTACTTATGACCTCGAGAAGAGTAACGCTCAGACCTTCAATGTATTGGACAAAACAGCCTCTGGACTTGTTGACACACTGAGGCTGGACTTCACATCTAACCATGGAAACCCCTCACTCACCTGCATTTATCGCTTGAGGGTACATGGTTATGAACCTGATCGTGCTTCAATGACGGCAATGCAGCCTTGA
- the LOC7486854 gene encoding probable pectinesterase/pectinesterase inhibitor 25 produces the protein MQHPPFLFLFLAFLSIFSPLLISSQSPPPPPPVPPPPPPVAPQSPSDACKSTLYPKLCRSILTTFPSSSSNPYEYSKFSVKQCHKQAKRLSKVINYHLTHKNQRSKMTHEEFGALQDCHELMELNVDYFETISSELKSAESMNDVLVERVKSLLSGVVTNQQSCYDGLVQSKSSIASALSVPLSNGTRLYSVSLALVTHSLEKNLKKKKGRKGSHHHGILTKGVREPLETLIKALKRTASCHKSSNCHRGERILSDDSGDGILLNDSVIVGPYGADNFTTITDAIAFAPNSSTPEDGYFVIFVREGIYEEYVVVPKNKKNIMMIGEGINRTIITGNHSVMDGWTTFNSSTFAVSGERFVGVYITFRNTAGPQKHQAVALRNNADLSTFYRCSFEGYQDTLYVHSLRQFYRECDIYGTVDFIFGNAAAVFQNCNLYARKPMLNQKNAFTAQGRTDPNQNTGISIQNCTIEAAPDLAMDKNSTGSNSTSNFLGRPWKVYSRTVIMQSYIGELIQPAGWLEWNGTVGLDTIYYGEFQNYGPGSNTSRRVKWPGYNLMNATQAANFTVYNLTTGDTWLPYTDIPFSGGLL, from the exons ATGCAACACCCACCATTCTTGTTTCTCTTCCTTGCCTTTCTTTCCATCTTTTCACCTTTGTTAATCTCCTCTCaatctccaccaccaccaccaccggtaccaccaccaccaccaccggtAGCACCACAATCGCCTTCCGATGCATGCAAATCCACCCTCTATCCTAAGCTTTGTCGTTCAATCTTAACAACATTCCCTTCATCTTCTTCGAACCCTTATGAGTACAGCAAGTTTTCAGTCAAACAATGCCATAAACAAGCAAAAAGATTGTCTAAAGTTATAAACTATCACTTAACGCACAAAAACCAACGTTCCAAGATGACCCATGAAGAGTTTGGTGCTTTACAAGATTGCCATGAGCTCATGGAACTCAACGTGGACTACTTTGAGACCATATCTAGTGAGTTGAAATCAGCCGAGTCAATGAATGATGTGTTGGTCGAGAGAGTCAAGAGTTTGCTCAGTGGGGTAGTGACCAACCAACAATCTTGCTACGACGGGTTGGTTCAGTCCAAGAGCAGCATTGCCAGTGCTCTGTCTGTGCCTCTCTCTAATGGCACTCGATTGTATAGTGTGTCTCTAGCCTTGGTCACACATTCACTGGagaagaatttgaagaagaagaagggaagaaAAGGGTCTCATCATCATGGAATCTTGACGAAGGGGGTTCGTGAACCACTGGAAACTCTTATCAAG GCTTTAAAGAGAACAGCATCCTGCCATAAATCAAGCAATTGCCACAGGGGAGAACGCATCCTTTCTGATGATTCTGGCGACGGGATTCTTCTAAATGATTCAGTGATTGTTGGCCCTTATGGCGCTGACAACTTTACAACCATTACAGATGCCATTGCATTTGCTCCAAACAGTTCAACACCTGAAGATGGTtactttgtgatttttgttaGAGAAGGGATTTATGAGGAGTATGTTGTGGTTCCCAAAAATAAGAAGAACATAATGATGATTGGAGAAGGGATTAATCGGACCATCATCACGGGAAACCATAGTGTAATGGATGGCTGGACAACCTTTAATTCTTCGACTTTTG CTGTTTCTGGGGAGCGATTTGTGGGAGTATACATTACGTTCAGGAACACGGCAGGTCCTCAGAAGCACCAAGCAGTAGCTCTGAGGAACAATGCTGATCTCTCCACTTTTTACCGGTGCAGCTTTGAAGGCTATCAGGATACTCTTTATGTGCATTCCTTGAGGCAATTCTACAGGGAATGTGATATATATGGAACTGTAGATTTCATTTTCGGAAATGCTGCTGCTGTCTTTCAGAACTGCAATTTATATGCTCGTAAGCCAATGCTTAACCAGAAGAATGCCTTCACTGCGCAAGGTCGTACTGATCCAAACCAAAATACTGGGATCTCCATTCAAAATTGCACAATTGAGGCTGCACCTGATTTGGCTATGGACAAGAACTCGACAGGCAGTAACTCCACTTCGAACTTTTTGGGGCGACCTTGGAAGGTGTACTCTAGAACTGTGATCATGCAATCGTATATCGGAGAGCTGATTCAGCCAGCTGGATGGCTAGAATGGAATGGAACTGTTGGATTAGACACTATTTACTATGGTGAGTTTCAGAATTATGGGCCTGGTTCAAA